The DNA segment GGCGCTGGGCGAGGCCGGGGTCGGTCTGCTGACGCTGATCGAGACGGTGTTCCCGCCGATCCCGAGCGAGCTGGTGCTGCCGCTGGCGGGCTTCCTCGCCCAGCAGGGACGGATGAACCTGGTGCTCGTCGTGATCACCGCGACCCTCGGCGCCTACCTCGGCGGGCTGATCCTCTACTGGCTCGGCTACCGCATCGGCACCGAGCGCTCGATCCGCCTGCTCTCGAAGCTGCCGCTGGTCGACCGCGAGGACTTCGAGAAGGCCGTCGGCTGGTTCCGCCGGCACGGCACCTGGGCCGTCCTCTTCGGCCGGCTCATCCCCGGCGTCCGGAGTCTGATCTCGCTGCCCGCGGGTGCCGAGCGGATGAACCTGCTGCTGTTCTCGGGTCTGACGATCCTCGGCTCCGGCGTCTGGAACGGCCTGCTGATCGGCCTCGGCGCCGCGCTCGGCACTCAGTACGAGCTGGTCGACCAGTACGCGGGCGTGCTCGACGCGATCATCTACGGCGCGATCGGCGTGGTCGTGCTGCTGCTGGTGGTCCGCAGCATCCGCCGGCATCGCGCCGCCCGCGGCACCGGGGCGCGCCGCCGGCACTGACCGGGGTCGCCGCCGCCGCAGGGTAGCGGGCGCGCGAGCCGAGCGCGACCGCCCCCGTGTCCCGCTCGCCGCGGGGCGGAAGTGCCCTAGCGTTCGAGGGGTCAGCCCCCGACGAGAGGACCCTCATGCCCGAGAACACGGCCGAGAACGCCGCCGCCGCGACTCCGTCTCCCGCCCTCTCCCGCACCGCCGTCGAGCGCAGCTGGATCATCGGCGTCT comes from the Rathayibacter festucae DSM 15932 genome and includes:
- a CDS encoding DedA family protein, producing MTIATLALAPASVTAASSTDSIDELSGLVGVAARVIAALGEAGVGLLTLIETVFPPIPSELVLPLAGFLAQQGRMNLVLVVITATLGAYLGGLILYWLGYRIGTERSIRLLSKLPLVDREDFEKAVGWFRRHGTWAVLFGRLIPGVRSLISLPAGAERMNLLLFSGLTILGSGVWNGLLIGLGAALGTQYELVDQYAGVLDAIIYGAIGVVVLLLVVRSIRRHRAARGTGARRRH